In the genome of Cryptomeria japonica chromosome 8, Sugi_1.0, whole genome shotgun sequence, one region contains:
- the LOC131857454 gene encoding NF-X1-type zinc finger protein NFXL1-like produces the protein MEMGASTEDVEITNNSGRQNSYGNNGRKAWIPRGRGNHIQNPNPNLNGRRVWTPRGRGRACKCGHNSSAQDLMLPMNDRNHPSQSVHHKRSEMEDLGLMNRSSSQDWRYHVPSSEVNAWPLLKQESEEVIHLERSNAPNLVQEIERKLQKSKVECMICYEMVGKSATIWSCNSCYALFHLHCIRKWARAPTPRDLSAGQSQRSNWRCPGCQSVQYSRPEDLQYYCFCGKMQNPYNDFYPSPHSCGEPCGKSLDKGKEMSRCPHTCTLLCHPGPCPPCTAMAAPQPCPCG, from the coding sequence ATGGAAATGGGTGCTAGCACAGAGGATGTAGAAATAACTAATAATAGTGGTAGGCAAAACTCGTATGGAAACAATGGGCGCAAGGCATGGATTCCTAGGGGTAGAGGAAACCATattcaaaaccctaaccctaacttgaaTGGGCGCAGGGTTTGGACtcctagaggtagaggtagagCATGCAAGTGTGGACATAATTCATCAGCTCAGGATTTAATGCTCCCCATGAATGACAGAAATCATCCTTCACAATCTGTACACCATAAGAGATCAGAAATGGAGGATCTTGGACTTATGAACAGGAGTAGTAGCCAGGATTGGAGGTATCACGTTCCATCGTCAGAGGTTAATGCTTGGCCACTTTTGAAGCAGGAAAGTGAGGAGGTTATTCATTTGGAGAGATCAAACGCGCCAAATCTTGTGCAGGAGATTGAACGGAAGCTTCAAAAAAGCAAGGTGGAATGCATGATTTGCTATGAGATGGTAGGAAAATCAGCAACAATATGGTCTTGTAATAGCTGCTATGCACTCTTTCACCTACATTGCATAAGGAAGTGGGCACGAGCTCCAACTCCCAGAGATTTGTCTGCTGGGCAAAGTCAGAGATCGAATTGGAGATGCCCAGGTTGTCAATCAGTGCAGTATTCAAGACCAGAGGATCTTCAGTATTATTGTTTCTGCGGAAAAATGCAAAACCCATACAATGATTTCTATCCTTCTCCACACTCATGTGGAGAGCCATGTGGAAAATCACTTGATAAAGGGAAGGAAATGTCTCGTTGCCCTCATACTTGCACACTCCTATGTCATCCAGGCCCTTGTCCTCCTTGCACAGCAATGGCTGCACCTCAGCCATGCCCATGTGGTTAA